A section of the Acomys russatus chromosome 10, mAcoRus1.1, whole genome shotgun sequence genome encodes:
- the Rpa3 gene encoding replication protein A 14 kDa subunit — MVDVIELPKARINASMLAQFIDRPVCFVGKLEKIHPTGKMFILSDGEGKTGTIELMEPLDEEISGVIEVVGKVTAKATVMCSSYVQFKEDCNRFDLELYNEAVKIINEFPQFFPLGLIQHE, encoded by the exons ATGGTGGACGTAATAGAACTCCCCAAAGCGCGCATCAACGCCAGCATGCTAGCTCAGTTCATCGACCGGCCCGTGTGCTTCGTGGGGAAGCTGGAAAAG ATTCATCCCACTggaaaaatgtttattctttcagatggagaaggaaaaactGGAACCATTGAGTTGATGGAACCA CTGGATGAAGAAATCTCTGGAGTTATAGAAGTGGTTGGAAAAGTCACAGCCAAGGCAACTGTAATGTGTTCATCTTATGTCCAGTTTAAGGAAGATTGTAATCGCTTTG atcttgaactttaCAATGAAGCTGTGAAAATTATCAATGAGTTCCCTCAGTTTTTTCCTTTAGGGCTTATACAACATGAATGA